The sequence aataaaatttaaaaattgcACCTTCTAACAAATTTGACTATAATAACCCGAAAAATAGTGCGTTGTCGAAGAAGTTAAGTTTCACCAATAGTTTAAGAACTATCAAAATCTTCAAACTAGAAACCCCCTCTAACTGCAGCTTcgtaagaaacaaaattcactgaTAAAACAATGATGACTAAAAACAATCTGCTAACTTAAGTGACAAGAGCAAGTCATTTTGAATCAATTACATCAATTGCTGAACTACCTATATATTATGTTTCAGAATATTAAATGTGGCCTTTAAATGAACTGGAGAGGTTCAACAAAGTAAAAGGAAACTATATCACAGAATAGAGAGGGGAAGAGTAACATATACTGAAAGAAAGAGCTCACCAGATCATTCAAAATTGAACACCAACAGCTACAAGCATGCAATTTCCTCCAACTTCTTCTGCATTATCTCGCGTTCAGATTTGGATGCTTTTTCCCACCTCTCCCTCACTGATTTCAACTCTGGAAGGTAATCGAACTCGTTATGCTCTTCAGGCACTGGTATAGTTGAAAGTAATTTCCACTGGGAGTCAATCTCAGAAAGAGGTATTTCTGTACCATTACGAAAATATTGTACTATCTCGTGGGCACAAGGGAGCCCATAAGAGAGGCGAAGGACACACCCACAAACTCCTACGTCAAAGCCTACATCTTCAGAACGACTACGCTccaacaataaaaattccatcgccTTATGTGAAACACAACCCCGCAATTCCTTAAAAGCAGGAAGCAGATATTCGTCTGGAACGGATGTCAGACTCTTCTCGAAGGAGGCTTTAATGTCTACTATCTCGTCGCATATCATCTTGTGCATTGTCGTCCAACAAATCGAGAAGTTATTAGCCGCTAGCTGACTCTTCAGAATAGCATGAGAACTGCCAACTCTATTTATTGACGTGTTTCCAAAATGCTTGATGAACTTTGTCCATGCCGGTACATAATGCTCTTTATGTCGTAGCCAATTATCACGTAAATACTGGATGCATCCAGAGTAGCTTGTCCATGTCAATACAAAGTCACAGAAAGCATCAGCGTACTCGTCTTTGGTCCTCACTTGAGTCAGATTTTTCCACTCTTTCATAaatctttcaaattcttcatcggaCTCAAAGTATTGCTTGCAACTTTCTGAAACCTTTTTTAAGACATGCAATGAGCAAAACAGCCATTTTGCTTTTGGAAAGACTGTACCTATTGCATTCACTAATTTGAGCTCTCCATCTGTTACAAAGGTAGATGGTAGCCCATTTGGCGAAAATAGTCTCTTTAAACGAGTCAAAGCCCAAACATAGTGATCTTCTGTCTCCGCCTCCATGAAAATAAATGCGACGGTGAACGATTTTCCTGTAGAAGTAACACCAACAATCCGTAGCAAAGGTGAACAAAACCGGTtggtcttgtaagtgcaatcaaCAATGAGCACCGAATGGGAACCCAAGGCCAATTGTAAAGATTCTGGATGGGCCCAAAAGATATCTTTCAGCTCATCTGTCTTTTCATCTCTCCTATGCCATTCCACATAATGGTGTTTCGACAACAATCCCAGTACCTGTTGCATTGCTGACTTCCCTTCAACCTCCGTAAGTTTTATTGCTGCACTTGCATTCTCAACTGTCTTCATTGTTGACACGTTTACACTAACAGGAGTGTGCGTTGCTGACTTCCCTTCAACCTCCGTAAGTTTTATTGCTGCACTTGCATTCTCAACTGTCTTCATTGTTGACACGTTTACACTAAAAGGAGTGTGCATTGCTGACTTCCCTTCAACCTCCGTAAGTTTTATTGCTGCACTTGCATTATAAATTGTCCTCATTCTTGCCATGTTCTCTCTTCTTCTCCCTTTGAGTGGGCTAGGCACTCGCCGACGTCGAACACCACTTTTAGACAAATCAACTAATATTTCCTTTTCATCCTCCTTTAACCTAGCTACGTCCGAGTGGCCAACAACCGTTTCTGGTAGCTCATGATTGTGTGCTCCACAGTGCACCCCGACCTTCCATTTATCACCTTCCATCCACACTCCTTTTAGTGCAAATGGACATCCACATTTTCTCGGCCTTGATTCTCTCTTTTTTGTAAGGTCTATCAGTGTTGGTGTATCTGTTTTTTTCTTATGGTCTTGGTCTACACCACCTCTTTCACACCCTAATTCCAACACTGCAGGCCTTCCTAGAACAGGTTTCCTTGACTTAGATACCACAACCACAGACATAGTTTTTCTTCCAACCTCTTGACACCACTCGATAAGAGCATCAGGTGAGTCAAAAACCTATCAATTAAACAAAGATACAGAAACTGAGTTTCTCATGTTATTTGTACCAATCCAAGTTTACTAATCAGTATCACCCTAAGTATAAAAGAACATATACCTGATCGCTCACAAAGCTCTGTGTCAAATCTACACTTTTTCCTTTCTCCTTGTTATCATCTTGCTAATTTTCAAcattaaaaacaagaaaacatCTTGAATAAGAAAATAAACGTAAACTCAACTGACATGAAGGCGTCCAGAATCTCGAATACTTACAGTACCGAACTAAACATGAAATTTGGCGATTAAGCAACTCAATTACAAACTCAAAGGCATAaatgacaaagaagaagaatcaacagCATGTGCTCATTGTTAAAAAGATCCCATAGTATAATAACAACGAACAAATTGTTTTAAGCTAGATTTGAATTATTCTTGGATTGCAACTGGGCTAGTAATTTTTTTAACACGGTGAGAAGTAATATCAAATACATCTACATGTGCAATCTATACTTTGCAAACAGACTTGTGCACATAGTGCATGTTGATAACCTACTTTAGCAAATTTATGAAAAAATACAAGAAAGAACTTAAGATTCCCAACCCGAACTTGAACAATTTAAGCAAACAACAAAAACTAACAAATTTAAGCTAAAGATTGATAACTCACTGTACAATCAACAACCTCCACTTCTGTTTGATCCTCACACAATTGTGGTTGTCCAGAAGAAACATCTCCTACAGGAGAATCTCCACCTGCCGAGGAATCATCACCTTCATTTAGAACAAATGGTTGTTGAGGATCCCCATTAGGAAGATCACTATCTATAAGAATAACAACAAACTCACTATAAACTCATTCTACTATTTAGTGTAAAAACTACAATTGGATACCAAATCAATGACAAATGTACACTGCGCATATTAGGAAACTTCAACATGAGCTAACACACATTAATTTGATTCCCAAACCCAAACACATGTATAAATTTGACTCCTAAACCCCAACCTATGACACCAGATATACAGGGGAAACTGCCAAGGGGCTAAAAGAGGCTTTAGCCATTCCGTGATTTCGGCACAATAGTTTTATGTCGTGGAGATTTGGTGGAAATTTTGTTTGAACCCAACCTAATTTGGTTCGAACCCAACCTGTACTTACAATTAGCTAATGTAGTTGTTAGTTTGTGAAACTTTATGAGAGCTTCAAGAAATAAATCTTGTCTAAACCACCACATCTAGTATTCTATTAGTAAAATTACATTTACCTACTAACTTTGTGACTCCGCCATGGCAATCAAATGACATTTTAGCCCTACCACACAAAGTATCATGAGTCCGTCCCAGCAGATATATATACTAGCAGTGTAACTAAAACAGATACATAATCAGACTCTTAAACACAATGCACCTAGACCATTATATACGAACAAAATAATTAACTGATTATTCATAAACAGGAACAGATACATGAATTGTACTGATCAAATTACCAGATTTCGGGGCACGACGCCAGGGTAGTTTAGTGTTGGGTGCACGACGCCAGGGTAGTTTAGTGTTGGGTGCAGAGTCAGAATCCAAATCTACAATAGGAGGCTCTGCAGATAAAACAGGTGCCAGTGTTTGTTCCACCACTCTTTCAATTACTTTCcctacttcatcttcttcttcttgggtcAATACATTTTCAGTAGAAATTTCATTTTTATTCCCCGATTTTTCACCATTCTTAGTAGTAGAAGAAGCTTTACCACAATCTACAGGAGGTTCAACTGGAATTGAAGGAACAACAGGAGGATCTACAGGAAATTCTTCAATTTCTACCACCACTGTTTCAATTTctttcccttcttcttcttcttggggcAATTCATTTTCAGTAGAAATTTCAATTTTGTTCCCAGATCTTTTACGTTTCTTAGCAGCAGAAGCTTTTTTAGCACcgcctcttcttcttttcttactTGGTGCCATTAAAACCCAATTTTGAGAAGACTGAAGAAAGCTTGATCTGATTTAGGTcattgaaaatttcaattttgagaATGAAATTTTGGGGGTTTTGAAGGGGGGAAAAAGTGAGAAAGAAATTGATGGATTCTCTGTTAGGGAATTGAGATTTCTGGAGTGATTGGGGTTTCTGGAGAGTGGAATTTTAGGAATTGGATGAAGGAAGGAGAGAGTTTTGAAGAGAGTGAGTCAAATAACACAGCTTTTAGTTTTACTTCATCACGTTAGGTTAGGGACCGTTTGGCATGAGTGTCATAGAAGTAGGTGGTGCAGTCAACTGTGTGGTCAAGGGCTGCAGTCAACGTTAACATGTTTGGCTAGATTAACTGAGATTTTTTCTTTAAAGGCTGCAGTCAATGATCCAAGCTGAGGCATAAAAAGTCGTTCTTTCAGAGAGCCACTCCATCAGTAAAAAATTAAAAttgtctctattttttttttttctgattcttGATCGAATTAACTCACAAGTATTAAGAAACAAAAattgatttaagaaaaaaaatgctAAAAATAGAAAATAGTTGAAAACCTATTTGGTTGAGAACTATTTTCCAAAATTGTTtttcaaaaggaaaaaagaattcttcactaaaaaaaaaaagaaagcggAAGAAAAAAACCCCTTTTTCACTGTTttcattttatgtatttttttctttcactCGCTCTTTACTTTCTGCATGCAACCAATCTTtcaccttcttcccatcacttcCAAGTTCCAACCTACCATTTTTATTATCACTTATAATCATACAACTTTTATTGTTGGCAAGGGCGGAACCAAGAATCATAGAAAGAGAGTGTAAAAATTTAATATGGGTGCAAACAAAAATTTTAGGGGTTCAACTTTTTTGTATTGCATCTTCATGGAGTCAAAGGTACCAATTTTGGCAGACATGACACTGTTTCACTGTATTTGTAATGTGTGAAATCTGAGTGTgcagagaaaaaatttaaacttAGTCACTTTGCACAATTCTTTGATTCCAATGTTCCTCTTTTTCTTTAAAGGATGGAACAAATAGAAGTGTAATTAATGTAGTTGATAATAGGCCTGTAGAAGTGTAATTAATTTAATGTAGTTGATAATAGATCGGTTACTTTGCTTTTGTTTTACAGTTCCAACTTCCAAGTGGATTCTTTTTGGTTCATGGAAAAGCCGAGAACTTGCATCAAATGCCGAACTCCATCCCTTATCATTATGACAGTTGTATCTTTGTTATTTAAAATACTACGTCATTTCTTGGTTTCTAATGCCAGCTAAATGATAAGTCCATGGCTTCCTAACCGAAATAATTGTGTGCCAGGTTCGTGCTTCTACTTAACTTCATAGCATTTTATGTTTTAGTTGTTATTAGAGCTAAGGAATCTTTAGGTTGTGATGTTTTAGTGATGGGTTCTGCCTAGCTTTTCATTTTCTTGTCCTCGCGAACACAAAAAATTCTTTGTTCGAGTATAATATTTCGCAGAAATTGCTTATATAGAATTTCTTTTGCTTCGACCAGTTAAGGAAACCCTCCTCCCTAATCAGTCCAGGCCTCAAATCCAACAACATACATGATTTCTTTTGCCTCAAATAGGTCCGAAAAATTGCTACTATACATGGTTGCTACACTATGTTATGTTGTTGTAGGATGCTAGCCAACCATTATCAAGCGCTGAATTTATACTAAGATGAAGTTCCTTTTTCTTCTGTTTTCTCTTTTTTAGGTGGGGGTTTATGATTGTTTAATTGTCAAGAATTCTGGGTTTACATGATTTACAGTCTCACAATTGTGTAGACTAGAGAATGCTTCATTCATTAGTTATATGATTTACATGAGAAGAATTCAAAAACCTAGTAAACAAATTATACGATAATTATGGAAATAAATATAGCTTGTTACAACAGATTGCTTCTTCTTATACGCCGGATGACTTGAACTAGTACAGACTTCGTCTTTTGTTCATCAGGCTTGGACTTCAACAGACTTGGACTTCAGTTTGTATGTACGTGTGACATGTGCTGTGACCGCACATGTTAATATGGCAGATATATACGTCTAataccccctcaagttggagcaatAGTAGAGTCAGGTCGAAGGCCCAACTTGCTAGCAAGGCGTCGAAAATGATCCTTCCCTAGTGGTTTTGTGAAAAGATTAGCTAGTTGAGCAGCTGATGGAATGTGAGTTGGTTTTATGAGACCAGATAACAGTTTTTCACGGACAAAATAACAATCAATTTCGATGTGTTTAGTTCGTGAAAGACTGGATTCTCAGAGATGTGAATAGCGGCTTGATTGTCGCAATAAACTGGAATAGGCTTCAGAATAGTGATGTGAAGATCATGAAAGAGATAATGTAACCATTGCAATTCTGAAGTAAGTCTGGCAAgagcacgatattctgcttcggCAGAAGAGAGTGATATGGTTGGTTGTTTTTTGGATTTCCAAGAGATAGGACTATCGCCTAGCATTGTAAAGTATCCTGTCATTGATCGACAAGTTGTGGGACACCCTGCCCAGTCAGAGTCTGTATAACCATCAAGGGATAAAGCACTAGTGGCAGAAAGAAAAATGCCAGTGCTAACAGTACCTTTAAGGTAACGTACTACTTGATGAGCAGCTTCCAAGTGACCAGAACATGGTTGCTGCATGAATTGACTCAAGTAATTTGCAAAATCACAGTTATCTAAGAAGACCCACCACAAATTCCCAATTGCGTGATTGGCAGTAAATATCATTTTTTCTTGTAATGACTCTTGAGGCTTTCAAAATGTTTGCACCATTTCTGAGCACACTTGGACTGTTTCCATCAGGCATCAAGGCCCAGTTCGTTAATGACTGAATTTTCTTCCTAAAAACAATCTATTCATCAATTGTCATGTAATACTGAGAAACAATCTGATCCAACACAAACAATGTGCACAACACCACCGAGGATGCATGCACCGTGCATACCCTCGTAATTAGTTTAGCTCGTCACGACTTTACATACTACAAGTTTACAACAGAATGTTTATAATCATACACGAACAGACCAGTTCTCCAACACTAACTATACATTAATTTTCTACCGGTAGTCAAGGTGTCATTCATTTGTTTAAATAGATATATAGCACAGAGAAAAACAGAGTGACATGCTGTTAGTCGATCCAAGGAAAAAAGAGACTAACATTTTTGCTGCCCAAACATGTATCTGAAACTTTTCATCGTAGCTTGGCTCCTTCATCTGAGTTGTAAAAGATGTAAAATTACTACTAGGATGTGGTCCTTACCCAGGATCTCTAACATCTCCTCACAAGTGATAAAACCGACACAAGCAGTTGATCTACCTGACATCAGTTCCTACATAAAAAACAATGAACAAGATCTAAATCTATTAGGTACAAATAGATAATAAAAAGAAGACAAATCGCAAAGGCTAGAAAGAAAATTTCATGCAAAGAGGCAGCTCTTCTATGCAAGGCAGAAGAGCTATCAAAATTTTGAACTATCAAAATTTTCAAACTAGAAACCCCCTCCAACTGCAGCTTcgtaagaaacaaaattcactgaTAAAACcatgactaaaaaaaaaatctgctaACTTAAGTGACAAGAGTAAGTCATTTTGGATCTACTGCTTCACTACCTATATATAATGTTTCAGAATATTAAATGCGGCCTTTAAATGAACTGGAAAGGCTCAACAAAGTAGAAGGAAACTATATCACAGAATAGAGAGAGGACGAGTATACTGAAAGAAAGAGCTCACCAGATCAATACCAACTGAAGACTCTACAAGCATGCAATTTCCTCTAACTTCTTCTGCATTATCTCGcgttcagattttgatgcttttTCCCACCTCTCCCTCACTGATTTCAACTCTGGAAGGTAATCGAACTCGCTATGCTCTTCAGGCACTGGTATAGCTGAAAGTAGTTTCCACTGGGAGTCAATCTCAGAAAGAGGTATTTCTGTACCATTACGAAAATATTGTACTATCTCGTGGGCACAAGGGAGCCCATAAGAGAGGCGAAGGACACACCCACAAACTCCTACGTCAAAGCCTACATCTTCAGAACGATTACGCTCCAACAATAAAAGTGCCATCGCCTTATGTGAAACACAACCCCGCAATTCCTTAAAAGCAGGAAGCAGATATTCATGTGGAATGGATATCAGACTCTTCTCGAAGGAGGCTTTAATGTCTACTAGCTCGTCGCATATCATCTGGTGCATTGTCGTCCAACAAGTCGAGAAGTTACTAGCTGCTAGCTGACTCTTCAAATTACCATGAGAAGTACCAACCCAATGTATAGCCGTGTTTCCAAAATGCTTTATCAACTTTGTCCATGCCAGTACATAATGCTCTTTATGTCGTAGCCAATTATCACGTAAATACTGGATGCATCCATGGTAGCTTCTCCATGTCAATACAAAATCACAGAAAGCATCAGCGTACTCGTCTTTGGTCCTCACTTGAGTCAGATTTGTCCACTCTTTCATAaatctttcaaattcttcatcggaCTCAAAGTATTGCTTGCAATTTTCTGAAACCTTTTTTAAGACATGCAATGTGCAAAACAGCCATTTTGCTTTTGGAAAGACTGAACCTATTGCATTCACTAATTTGAGCTCTCCATCTGTGACAAAGGTAGATGGTAAAGCATTTGGCGAAAATAGTCTCTTTAAACGAGTCAAAGCCCAAGCATAGTGATCTTCTGTCTCCGCCTCCATGAATATAAATGCAACGGTGAACAATTTTCCTGTAGAAGTAACACCAGCAATCCGAAGCAAAGGTGAACCAAACCGGTTGGTCTTGTAAGTGCAGTCAACAATGAGCACCGAATGGAAACCCAAGACCAATTGTAGAGATTCCGGATGGGCCCAAAAGATATCTTTCAGCTCATCTGTCTCTTCATCTCTCCTATGCCTTTCCACATAATGGTGTTTCAACAGGAATCCTAGTACCTGTTGCATTGCTGACTTCCCTTCAACCTCCATAAGTTTTATTGATGCACTTGCATTATTAACTGTCTTCATTGTTGACACGTTTACACCCAAAGGAGTGTGCATTGCTGACTTCCCTTCAACCTCCGTAAGTTTTATTGCAGCACTTGCATTATCAATTGCCCTCATTGTTGACATGTTCTCTTTGCTTCTCTGTTTGAGTGGGCTCAGCACTCGCCGAGATCGAACACCACTTTTAGCCCAATCGACCAATATTTGCTTTTCCTCATTTAACCTAGCTACATCAGAGTGGCCAACAAGCGTCTCTGG comes from Papaver somniferum cultivar HN1 chromosome 7, ASM357369v1, whole genome shotgun sequence and encodes:
- the LOC113294820 gene encoding uncharacterized protein LOC113294820 isoform X2, which produces MAPSKKRRRGGAKKASAAKKRKRSGNKIEISTENELPQEEEEGKEIETVVVEIEEFPVDPPVVPSIPVEPPVDCGKASSTTKNGEKSGNKNEISTENVLTQEEEDEVGKVIERVVEQTLAPVLSAEPPIVDLDSDSAPNTKLPWRRAPNTKLPWRRAPKSGGDSPVGDVSSGQPQLCEDQTEVEVVDCTQDDNKEKGKSVDLTQSFVSDQVFDSPDALIEWCQEVGRKTMSVVVVSKSRKPVLGRPAVLELGCERGGVDQDHKKKTDTPTLIDLTKKRESRPRKCGCPFALKGVWMEGDKWKVGVHCGAHNHELPETVVGHSDVARLKEDEKEILVDLSKSGVRRRRVPSPLKGRRRENMARMRTIYNASAAIKLTEVEGKSAMHTPFSVNVSTMKTVENASAAIKLTEVEGKSATHTPVSVNVSTMKTVENASAAIKLTEVEGKSAMQQVLGLLSKHHYVEWHRRDEKTDELKDIFWAHPESLQLALGSHSVLIVDCTYKTNRFCSPLLRIVGVTSTGKSFTVAFIFMEAETEDHYVWALTRLKRLFSPNGLPSTFVTDGELKLVNAIGTVFPKAKWLFCSLHVLKKVSESCKQYFESDEEFERFMKEWKNLTQVRTKDEYADAFCDFVLTWTSYSGCIQYLRDNWLRHKEHYVPAWTKFIKHFGNTSINRVGSSHAILKSQLAANNFSICWTTMHKMICDEIVDIKASFEKSLTSVPDEYLLPAFKELRGCVSHKAMEFLLLERSRSEDVGFDVGVCGCVLRLSYGLPCAHEIVQYFRNGTEIPLSEIDSQWKLLSTIPVPEEHNEFDYLPELKSVRERWEKASKSEREIMQKKLEEIACL
- the LOC113294820 gene encoding uncharacterized protein LOC113294820 isoform X1, with the protein product MAPSKKRRRGGAKKASAAKKRKRSGNKIEISTENELPQEEEEGKEIETVVVEIEEFPVDPPVVPSIPVEPPVDCGKASSTTKNGEKSGNKNEISTENVLTQEEEDEVGKVIERVVEQTLAPVLSAEPPIVDLDSDSAPNTKLPWRRAPNTKLPWRRAPKSGDDSSAGGDSPVGDVSSGQPQLCEDQTEVEVVDCTQDDNKEKGKSVDLTQSFVSDQVFDSPDALIEWCQEVGRKTMSVVVVSKSRKPVLGRPAVLELGCERGGVDQDHKKKTDTPTLIDLTKKRESRPRKCGCPFALKGVWMEGDKWKVGVHCGAHNHELPETVVGHSDVARLKEDEKEILVDLSKSGVRRRRVPSPLKGRRRENMARMRTIYNASAAIKLTEVEGKSAMHTPFSVNVSTMKTVENASAAIKLTEVEGKSATHTPVSVNVSTMKTVENASAAIKLTEVEGKSAMQQVLGLLSKHHYVEWHRRDEKTDELKDIFWAHPESLQLALGSHSVLIVDCTYKTNRFCSPLLRIVGVTSTGKSFTVAFIFMEAETEDHYVWALTRLKRLFSPNGLPSTFVTDGELKLVNAIGTVFPKAKWLFCSLHVLKKVSESCKQYFESDEEFERFMKEWKNLTQVRTKDEYADAFCDFVLTWTSYSGCIQYLRDNWLRHKEHYVPAWTKFIKHFGNTSINRVGSSHAILKSQLAANNFSICWTTMHKMICDEIVDIKASFEKSLTSVPDEYLLPAFKELRGCVSHKAMEFLLLERSRSEDVGFDVGVCGCVLRLSYGLPCAHEIVQYFRNGTEIPLSEIDSQWKLLSTIPVPEEHNEFDYLPELKSVRERWEKASKSEREIMQKKLEEIACL
- the LOC113294821 gene encoding PKS-NRPS hybrid synthetase CHGG_01239-like isoform X2, with translation MAPSKRRRGGSKKASSTSAAAKKRKKSEISTVNVLPQEKEEEEEGTEIETVVEEIEEIPADPVEPPVDCGKASSSTARKLGNKNEISSENVLTQEEEEEEEEEVGKVIERVVEQTLAHPALPVEPPVDLDSDSGATTKRPRGHDAISDSDLDSKDLQQPIFRKEGDDSSAGGDSPVGDVSSGQQQLCEDRTEVEVLDCIQDDNKEKGESGSEHMEASVFKHMDARGRKVDLTQSFVSDQEVGRKNMSVVVVSKSRNPVLGRPAMLELGCERGGVYQDHKKKTDTSTLKDLTKKRESGTRKCGCPFTLKGVWMAGDKWKVRVHCGAHNHELPETLVGHSDVARLNEEKQILVDWAKSGVRSRRVLSPLKQRSKENMSTMRAIDNASAAIKLTEVEGKSAMHTPLGVNVSTMKTVNNASASIKLMEVEGKSAMQQVLGFLLKHHYVERHRRDEETDELKDIFWAHPESLQLVLGFHSVLIVDCTYKTNRFGSPLLRIAGVTSTGKLFTVAFIFMEAETEDHYAWALTRLKRLFSPNALPSTFVTDGELKLVNAIGSVFPKAKWLFCTLHVLKKVSENCKQYFESDEEFERFMKEWTNLTQVRTKDEYADAFCDFVLTWRSYHGCIQYLRDNWLRHKEHYVLAWTKLIKHFGNTAIHWVGTSHGNLKSQLAASNFSTCWTTMHQMICDELVDIKASFEKSLISIPHEYLLPAFKELRGCVSHKAMALLLLERNRSEDVGFDVGVCGCVLRLSYGLPCAHEIVQYFRNGTEIPLSEIDSQWKLLSAIPVPEEHSEFDYLPELKSVRERWEKASKSEREIMQKKLEEIACL
- the LOC113294821 gene encoding PKS-NRPS hybrid synthetase CHGG_01239-like isoform X1, producing the protein MAPSKRRRGGSKKASSTSAAAKKRKKSEISTVNVLPQEKEEEEEGTEIETVVEEIEEIPADPVEPPVDCGKASSSTARKLGNKNEISSENVLTQEEEEEEEEEVGKVIERVVEQTLAHPALPVEPPVDLDSDSGATTKRPRGHDAISDSDLDSKDLQQPIFRKEGDDSSAGGDSPVGDVSSGQQQLCEDRTEVEVLDCIQDDNKEKGESGSEHMEASVFKHMDARGRKVDLTQSFVSDQVFDSRDALIEWCQEVGRKNMSVVVVSKSRNPVLGRPAMLELGCERGGVYQDHKKKTDTSTLKDLTKKRESGTRKCGCPFTLKGVWMAGDKWKVRVHCGAHNHELPETLVGHSDVARLNEEKQILVDWAKSGVRSRRVLSPLKQRSKENMSTMRAIDNASAAIKLTEVEGKSAMHTPLGVNVSTMKTVNNASASIKLMEVEGKSAMQQVLGFLLKHHYVERHRRDEETDELKDIFWAHPESLQLVLGFHSVLIVDCTYKTNRFGSPLLRIAGVTSTGKLFTVAFIFMEAETEDHYAWALTRLKRLFSPNALPSTFVTDGELKLVNAIGSVFPKAKWLFCTLHVLKKVSENCKQYFESDEEFERFMKEWTNLTQVRTKDEYADAFCDFVLTWRSYHGCIQYLRDNWLRHKEHYVLAWTKLIKHFGNTAIHWVGTSHGNLKSQLAASNFSTCWTTMHQMICDELVDIKASFEKSLISIPHEYLLPAFKELRGCVSHKAMALLLLERNRSEDVGFDVGVCGCVLRLSYGLPCAHEIVQYFRNGTEIPLSEIDSQWKLLSAIPVPEEHSEFDYLPELKSVRERWEKASKSEREIMQKKLEEIACL
- the LOC113294821 gene encoding PKS-NRPS hybrid synthetase CHGG_01239-like isoform X3, which codes for MAPSKRRRGGSKKASSTSAAAKKRKKSEISTVNVLPQEKEEEEEGTEIETVVEEIEEIPADPVEPPVDCGKASSSTARKLGNKNEISSENVLTQEEEEEEEEEVGKVIERVVEQTLAHPALPVEPPVDLDSDSGATTKRPRGHDAISDDNKEKGESGSEHMEASVFKHMDARGRKVDLTQSFVSDQVFDSRDALIEWCQEVGRKNMSVVVVSKSRNPVLGRPAMLELGCERGGVYQDHKKKTDTSTLKDLTKKRESGTRKCGCPFTLKGVWMAGDKWKVRVHCGAHNHELPETLVGHSDVARLNEEKQILVDWAKSGVRSRRVLSPLKQRSKENMSTMRAIDNASAAIKLTEVEGKSAMHTPLGVNVSTMKTVNNASASIKLMEVEGKSAMQQVLGFLLKHHYVERHRRDEETDELKDIFWAHPESLQLVLGFHSVLIVDCTYKTNRFGSPLLRIAGVTSTGKLFTVAFIFMEAETEDHYAWALTRLKRLFSPNALPSTFVTDGELKLVNAIGSVFPKAKWLFCTLHVLKKVSENCKQYFESDEEFERFMKEWTNLTQVRTKDEYADAFCDFVLTWRSYHGCIQYLRDNWLRHKEHYVLAWTKLIKHFGNTAIHWVGTSHGNLKSQLAASNFSTCWTTMHQMICDELVDIKASFEKSLISIPHEYLLPAFKELRGCVSHKAMALLLLERNRSEDVGFDVGVCGCVLRLSYGLPCAHEIVQYFRNGTEIPLSEIDSQWKLLSAIPVPEEHSEFDYLPELKSVRERWEKASKSEREIMQKKLEEIACL